The following proteins come from a genomic window of Takifugu rubripes chromosome 11, fTakRub1.2, whole genome shotgun sequence:
- the dixdc1a gene encoding dixin-A isoform X1, which translates to MGAKQMKCLSSASPAHTPKDEYAVIQPAFAPKLEPVHDQPEEQGERRDDIPELTERKSLSVEVPLCGLCPSLGLEAPEEEKTWEEHQEQLEKEMQEARRMVFHLQALLLHGSLPEEDQDGSVSLGDTRPSTEQQLVLIRSRLDQSTEETLDLKRELLRHKQEARHLQAIKDALQQRLAVQEDAVLQLKQELLRCNMAKDQLEGENEELKHKLSEGNKFITEYEQQLGRKDRILQQKLGEAQQRAQEVGLGRQSFRRGGGGSYGNSSTSPAVFQPGEELQLVREALRSLRDNFSGHDPQHHTLDTLEQGVSSLVDRLHSLESQRRQDRGEEFKSPGRRANSTDRDSWPPSSKMAHSHSSPGLDTTVSTKVLYFTDRSLTPFLITIPKRLGEVTLKDFKAAVDRQGNFRYHFKALDPEFGTVKEEVFQDSAVVPGWEGKIVAWVEEDHGERR; encoded by the exons ATGGGAGCCAAGCAGATGAAATG CCTCAGCTCAGCCAGCCCTGCACACACCCCCAAAGACGAGTACGCCGTCATCCAGCCGGCCTTCGCCCCCAAATTGGAGCCGGTCCACGATCAGCCTGAGGAGCAGGGGGAACGTCGGGATGACATACCCGAGCTGACGGAGAGGAAATCTCTTTCAG TGGAGGTGCCTCTCTGCGGCCTGTGTCCCTCTCTTGGGCTTGAGGCGCCGGAGGAGGAAAAGACATGGGAGGAGcatcaggagcagctggagaaggagatgcAAGAAGCCAGGCGGATGGTGTTTCACCTGCAG GCTTTGTTGCTCCATGGCTCTCTCCCCGAGGAGGACCAGGACGGATCCGTGAGCTTAGGAGACACCCGGCCCAgcactgagcagcagctg GTTCTAATCCGCAGCCGCCTGGACCAAAGCACTGAGGAAACCCTTGATCTGAAG AGAGAACTTCTGAGACACAAACAGGAGGCACGCCACCTTCAGGCCATCAAG GATGCTCTGCAGCAACGCCTGGCTGTGCAGGAGGACGCTGTGCTGCAGCTAAAGCAGGAACTACTGAGGTGCAACATGGCCAAAGATCAGCTGGAAGGCGAAAAT GAGGAGCTCAAACACAAGCTGAGCGAGGGAAACAAATTCATCACAGAATATGAG cagcagctcgggaggaaggacagaatcctgcagcagaagctgggaGAAGCACAACAGCGGGCGCAGGAGGTCGGCCTTGGAAGG CAGTCGTTccgacgcggcggcggcggaagTTACGGCAACTCTTCAACGTCTCCTGCCGTGTTTCAGCCT GGGGAAGAGTTGCAGCTGGTGCGCGAGGCCCTCCGGAGTCTGAGGGACAACTTCTCTGGCCACGACCCTCAGCACCACACCCTGgacacccttgagcaaggcgtGTCCAGCCTGGTGGACCGACTGCACTCGTTAGAAAGCCAGCGGAGACAGGACAGaggg GAGGAGTTTAAATCTCCGGGACGCAGAGCCAACTCGACAGACCGCGACTCTTGGCCACCGAGCTCAA aaatGGCCCACTCACACAGCAGCCCGGGACTGGACACAACCGTCTCCACTAAAGTGCTCTACTTCACAGACCGCTCGCTCACGCCATTTCTGATAACCATCCCCAAAAG GCTGGGCGAGGTGACGCTGAAAGACTTTAAGGCCGCCGTGGACAGACAGGGCAATTTCAGATACCACTTTAAAGCCCTGGACCCAGAGTTCGGGACAGTGAAAGAGGAG GTGTTCCAGGACTCCGCGGTGGTGCCCGGCTGGGAGGGGAAGATTGTGGCGTGGGTGGAGGAAGACCACGGAGAGAGGAGATAG
- the dixdc1a gene encoding dixin-A isoform X4 — protein MGAKQMKCLSSASPAHTPKDEYAVIQPAFAPKLEPVHDQPEEQGERRDDIPELTERKSLSVEVPLCGLCPSLGLEAPEEEKTWEEHQEQLEKEMQEARRMVFHLQALLLHGSLPEEDQDGSVSLGDTRPSTEQQLVLIRSRLDQSTEETLDLKRELLRHKQEARHLQAIKDALQQRLAVQEDAVLQLKQELLRCNMAKDQLEGENEELKHKLSEGNKFITEYEQLGRKDRILQQKLGEAQQRAQEVGLGRSFRRGGGGSYGNSSTSPAVFQPGEELQLVREALRSLRDNFSGHDPQHHTLDTLEQGVSSLVDRLHSLESQRRQDRGEEFKSPGRRANSTDRDSWPPSSKMAHSHSSPGLDTTVSTKVLYFTDRSLTPFLITIPKRLGEVTLKDFKAAVDRQGNFRYHFKALDPEFGTVKEEVFQDSAVVPGWEGKIVAWVEEDHGERR, from the exons ATGGGAGCCAAGCAGATGAAATG CCTCAGCTCAGCCAGCCCTGCACACACCCCCAAAGACGAGTACGCCGTCATCCAGCCGGCCTTCGCCCCCAAATTGGAGCCGGTCCACGATCAGCCTGAGGAGCAGGGGGAACGTCGGGATGACATACCCGAGCTGACGGAGAGGAAATCTCTTTCAG TGGAGGTGCCTCTCTGCGGCCTGTGTCCCTCTCTTGGGCTTGAGGCGCCGGAGGAGGAAAAGACATGGGAGGAGcatcaggagcagctggagaaggagatgcAAGAAGCCAGGCGGATGGTGTTTCACCTGCAG GCTTTGTTGCTCCATGGCTCTCTCCCCGAGGAGGACCAGGACGGATCCGTGAGCTTAGGAGACACCCGGCCCAgcactgagcagcagctg GTTCTAATCCGCAGCCGCCTGGACCAAAGCACTGAGGAAACCCTTGATCTGAAG AGAGAACTTCTGAGACACAAACAGGAGGCACGCCACCTTCAGGCCATCAAG GATGCTCTGCAGCAACGCCTGGCTGTGCAGGAGGACGCTGTGCTGCAGCTAAAGCAGGAACTACTGAGGTGCAACATGGCCAAAGATCAGCTGGAAGGCGAAAAT GAGGAGCTCAAACACAAGCTGAGCGAGGGAAACAAATTCATCACAGAATATGAG cagctcgggaggaaggacagaatcctgcagcagaagctgggaGAAGCACAACAGCGGGCGCAGGAGGTCGGCCTTGGAAGG TCGTTccgacgcggcggcggcggaagTTACGGCAACTCTTCAACGTCTCCTGCCGTGTTTCAGCCT GGGGAAGAGTTGCAGCTGGTGCGCGAGGCCCTCCGGAGTCTGAGGGACAACTTCTCTGGCCACGACCCTCAGCACCACACCCTGgacacccttgagcaaggcgtGTCCAGCCTGGTGGACCGACTGCACTCGTTAGAAAGCCAGCGGAGACAGGACAGaggg GAGGAGTTTAAATCTCCGGGACGCAGAGCCAACTCGACAGACCGCGACTCTTGGCCACCGAGCTCAA aaatGGCCCACTCACACAGCAGCCCGGGACTGGACACAACCGTCTCCACTAAAGTGCTCTACTTCACAGACCGCTCGCTCACGCCATTTCTGATAACCATCCCCAAAAG GCTGGGCGAGGTGACGCTGAAAGACTTTAAGGCCGCCGTGGACAGACAGGGCAATTTCAGATACCACTTTAAAGCCCTGGACCCAGAGTTCGGGACAGTGAAAGAGGAG GTGTTCCAGGACTCCGCGGTGGTGCCCGGCTGGGAGGGGAAGATTGTGGCGTGGGTGGAGGAAGACCACGGAGAGAGGAGATAG
- the dixdc1a gene encoding dixin-A isoform X3, with protein sequence MGAKQMKCLSSASPAHTPKDEYAVIQPAFAPKLEPVHDQPEEQGERRDDIPELTERKSLSVEVPLCGLCPSLGLEAPEEEKTWEEHQEQLEKEMQEARRMVFHLQALLLHGSLPEEDQDGSVSLGDTRPSTEQQLVLIRSRLDQSTEETLDLKRELLRHKQEARHLQAIKDALQQRLAVQEDAVLQLKQELLRCNMAKDQLEGENEELKHKLSEGNKFITEYEQQLGRKDRILQQKLGEAQQRAQEVGLGRSFRRGGGGSYGNSSTSPAVFQPGEELQLVREALRSLRDNFSGHDPQHHTLDTLEQGVSSLVDRLHSLESQRRQDRGEEFKSPGRRANSTDRDSWPPSSKMAHSHSSPGLDTTVSTKVLYFTDRSLTPFLITIPKRLGEVTLKDFKAAVDRQGNFRYHFKALDPEFGTVKEEVFQDSAVVPGWEGKIVAWVEEDHGERR encoded by the exons ATGGGAGCCAAGCAGATGAAATG CCTCAGCTCAGCCAGCCCTGCACACACCCCCAAAGACGAGTACGCCGTCATCCAGCCGGCCTTCGCCCCCAAATTGGAGCCGGTCCACGATCAGCCTGAGGAGCAGGGGGAACGTCGGGATGACATACCCGAGCTGACGGAGAGGAAATCTCTTTCAG TGGAGGTGCCTCTCTGCGGCCTGTGTCCCTCTCTTGGGCTTGAGGCGCCGGAGGAGGAAAAGACATGGGAGGAGcatcaggagcagctggagaaggagatgcAAGAAGCCAGGCGGATGGTGTTTCACCTGCAG GCTTTGTTGCTCCATGGCTCTCTCCCCGAGGAGGACCAGGACGGATCCGTGAGCTTAGGAGACACCCGGCCCAgcactgagcagcagctg GTTCTAATCCGCAGCCGCCTGGACCAAAGCACTGAGGAAACCCTTGATCTGAAG AGAGAACTTCTGAGACACAAACAGGAGGCACGCCACCTTCAGGCCATCAAG GATGCTCTGCAGCAACGCCTGGCTGTGCAGGAGGACGCTGTGCTGCAGCTAAAGCAGGAACTACTGAGGTGCAACATGGCCAAAGATCAGCTGGAAGGCGAAAAT GAGGAGCTCAAACACAAGCTGAGCGAGGGAAACAAATTCATCACAGAATATGAG cagcagctcgggaggaaggacagaatcctgcagcagaagctgggaGAAGCACAACAGCGGGCGCAGGAGGTCGGCCTTGGAAGG TCGTTccgacgcggcggcggcggaagTTACGGCAACTCTTCAACGTCTCCTGCCGTGTTTCAGCCT GGGGAAGAGTTGCAGCTGGTGCGCGAGGCCCTCCGGAGTCTGAGGGACAACTTCTCTGGCCACGACCCTCAGCACCACACCCTGgacacccttgagcaaggcgtGTCCAGCCTGGTGGACCGACTGCACTCGTTAGAAAGCCAGCGGAGACAGGACAGaggg GAGGAGTTTAAATCTCCGGGACGCAGAGCCAACTCGACAGACCGCGACTCTTGGCCACCGAGCTCAA aaatGGCCCACTCACACAGCAGCCCGGGACTGGACACAACCGTCTCCACTAAAGTGCTCTACTTCACAGACCGCTCGCTCACGCCATTTCTGATAACCATCCCCAAAAG GCTGGGCGAGGTGACGCTGAAAGACTTTAAGGCCGCCGTGGACAGACAGGGCAATTTCAGATACCACTTTAAAGCCCTGGACCCAGAGTTCGGGACAGTGAAAGAGGAG GTGTTCCAGGACTCCGCGGTGGTGCCCGGCTGGGAGGGGAAGATTGTGGCGTGGGTGGAGGAAGACCACGGAGAGAGGAGATAG
- the lrfn1 gene encoding LOW QUALITY PROTEIN: leucine-rich repeat and fibronectin type III domain-containing protein 1 (The sequence of the model RefSeq protein was modified relative to this genomic sequence to represent the inferred CDS: inserted 2 bases in 1 codon), translating into MERLVVCVLLCAALVKGYSCPGRCICQHLSPTLTLLCAKTGLLFVPPTIDRKTVELRLTDNFITVIRRKDFFNMTSLVHLTLSRNTISQITPHAFYGLKALRALHMDGNRLNVIKDDHFTGLVSLRHLILGNNQIQQVAPTSFDMFVSTIEDLDLSNNNLRSLPWEAIARMININTLTLDHNLIDHIEAGTFTLLTKLVRLDMTSNRLQKLPPDSLFQHAQVLSDAKGSSSSTLAVSFGGNPLHCNCELLWLRRLTREDDLETCASPEHLMDKYFWSIQEGEFECEPPLITKNISTKPFVMEGQGVTLRCTAVGDPDPDIHWRFPDGKLVQNNSRTILHGNGTLDILITTLKDSGAFNCVASNAAGIATAAVEINIIPLPLFVNNTGHLREDPGLSDITTSFKSGNDTKGYDKQDRRVMVAELTSSSAVIRWPSERHIPGIRMYQIQYNSTADDTLVYRMIPPTNKNFLVNDLAAGREYDLCVLAVYDDGITSLTATRVVGCVQFHTDNEVSQCRFMHSQFLGGTMIIIIGGIIVASVLVFIVILMIRYKAYSSPEDGKIKVSSSMHCQTNGSQQGXSSAPPPSSHPMRVSVKPRPPNSAQRWCWTARRERSHRPPLPCWRWSCRLCLQTG; encoded by the exons ATGGAGCGGCTGGTTGTTTGCGTGCTGCTCTGCGCCGCTCTGGTGAAGGGCTACAGCTGCCCGGGCCGCTGCATCTGCCAGCACCTCTCCCCGACCCTGACTCTGCTCTGTGCTAAGACCGGCCTGCTGTTCGTGCCCCCGACCATCGATCGCAAGACGGTCGAACTGCGACTCACGGACAACTTCATCACCGTCATACGCAGGAAGGACTTTTTCAACATGACCAGTTTGGTCCATCTGACTCTGTCCCGCAACACCATCAGCCAGATCACTCCCCACGCCTTCTACGGCCTGAAGGCCCTGCGGGCCCTCCACATGGACGGGAACCGCCTCAACGTGATAAAGGACGATCACTTCACGGGCCTCGTCAGCCTGCGGCACCTCATCCTGGGGAACAACCAGATCCAACAGGTGGCGCCCACCTCCTTCGACATGTTTGTCTCCACCATAGAGGACTTGGACCTGTCCAACAACAACCTGCGCAGCCTCCCCTGGGAAGCCATAGCGAGAATGATCAACATCAACACGCTGACGCTTGACCACAACCTCATCGACCACATTGAGGCAGGTACGTTCACGCTCCTCACCAAGCTGGTCCGTCTGGACATGACCTCCAACAGACTTCAGAAGCTGCCCCCGGACAGCCTGTTCCAGCATGCGCAGGTGCTGTCGGACGCCAAGGGCTCCAGCTCGTCCACGCTGGCGGTGAGCTTCGGCGGGAACCCCCTGCACTGCAACTGCGAGCTGCTCTGGCTCCGCCGGCTGACCAGAGAGGACGACCTGGAGACCTGCGCCTCGCCGGAGCACCTGATGGATAAATACTTCTGGTCCATCCAAGAGGGAGAGTTCGAGTGCGAGCCCCCGCTCATCACCAAAAACATTTCCACCAAGCCGTTCGTGATGGAAGGGCAGGGGGTGACTCTGAGATGCACAGCTGTGGGTGATCCCGATCCAGATATCCACTGGCGCTTTCCCGACGGCAAACTGGTGCAGAATAACTCCCGCACCATTCTGCACGGCAACGGCACCCTCGATATTCTCATCACCACCCTGAAGGACAGCGGGGCGTTCAACTGCGTGGCGTCCAACGCCGCAGGCATCGCCACCGCCGCCGTGGAGATCAACATCATCCCCCTGCCCTTGTTCGTTAACAACACGGGCCACCTGCGCGAGGACCCCGGCCTCTCCGACATCACCACCTCCTTCAAATCCGGCAACGACACCAAGGGTTACGACAAGCAGGACAGGAGGGTGATGGTCGCCGAGCTGACCTCCTCTTCCGCCGTGATCCGCTGGCCTTCCGAGCGCCACATTCCGGGCATCAGGATGTACCAGATTCAGTACAACAGCACGGCAGATGATACTTTGGTTTACAG GATGATTCCACCCACCAACAAAAACTTCCTTGTCAATGATCTGGCGGCAGGCCGAGAGTACGACCTGTGCGTGCTCGCTGTGTACGACGACGGCATCACGTCGCTAACGGCCACACGCGTGGTCGGCTGCGTGCAGTTTCACACGGACAACGAAGTCAGCCAGTGTCGCTTCATGCACAGCCAATTCCTGGGAGGCACCATGATCATCATTATTGGTGGTATAATTGTCGCTTCAGTGTTGGTCTTCATTGTCATCCTGATGATCCGCTACAAGGCGTACAGCAGCCCGGAGGACGGCAAAATAAAGGTCAGTTCCAGCATGCACTGCCAGACCAATGGCAGCCAGCAGGG CTCCAGCGCTCCGCCTCCAAGCAGCCATCCGATGAGGGTCAGTGTGAAGCCCAGGCCCCCAAACAGTGCACAGCGTTGGTGCTGGACGGCGAGAAGAGAGAGGAGTCACCGACCGCCACTGCCgtgctggaggtggagctgccGTCTCTGTCTGCAGACAGGATGA
- the dixdc1a gene encoding dixin-A isoform X2, with translation MGAKQMKCLSSASPAHTPKDEYAVIQPAFAPKLEPVHDQPEEQGERRDDIPELTERKSLSVEVPLCGLCPSLGLEAPEEEKTWEEHQEQLEKEMQEARRMVFHLQALLLHGSLPEEDQDGSVSLGDTRPSTEQQLVLIRSRLDQSTEETLDLKRELLRHKQEARHLQAIKDALQQRLAVQEDAVLQLKQELLRCNMAKDQLEGENEELKHKLSEGNKFITEYEQLGRKDRILQQKLGEAQQRAQEVGLGRQSFRRGGGGSYGNSSTSPAVFQPGEELQLVREALRSLRDNFSGHDPQHHTLDTLEQGVSSLVDRLHSLESQRRQDRGEEFKSPGRRANSTDRDSWPPSSKMAHSHSSPGLDTTVSTKVLYFTDRSLTPFLITIPKRLGEVTLKDFKAAVDRQGNFRYHFKALDPEFGTVKEEVFQDSAVVPGWEGKIVAWVEEDHGERR, from the exons ATGGGAGCCAAGCAGATGAAATG CCTCAGCTCAGCCAGCCCTGCACACACCCCCAAAGACGAGTACGCCGTCATCCAGCCGGCCTTCGCCCCCAAATTGGAGCCGGTCCACGATCAGCCTGAGGAGCAGGGGGAACGTCGGGATGACATACCCGAGCTGACGGAGAGGAAATCTCTTTCAG TGGAGGTGCCTCTCTGCGGCCTGTGTCCCTCTCTTGGGCTTGAGGCGCCGGAGGAGGAAAAGACATGGGAGGAGcatcaggagcagctggagaaggagatgcAAGAAGCCAGGCGGATGGTGTTTCACCTGCAG GCTTTGTTGCTCCATGGCTCTCTCCCCGAGGAGGACCAGGACGGATCCGTGAGCTTAGGAGACACCCGGCCCAgcactgagcagcagctg GTTCTAATCCGCAGCCGCCTGGACCAAAGCACTGAGGAAACCCTTGATCTGAAG AGAGAACTTCTGAGACACAAACAGGAGGCACGCCACCTTCAGGCCATCAAG GATGCTCTGCAGCAACGCCTGGCTGTGCAGGAGGACGCTGTGCTGCAGCTAAAGCAGGAACTACTGAGGTGCAACATGGCCAAAGATCAGCTGGAAGGCGAAAAT GAGGAGCTCAAACACAAGCTGAGCGAGGGAAACAAATTCATCACAGAATATGAG cagctcgggaggaaggacagaatcctgcagcagaagctgggaGAAGCACAACAGCGGGCGCAGGAGGTCGGCCTTGGAAGG CAGTCGTTccgacgcggcggcggcggaagTTACGGCAACTCTTCAACGTCTCCTGCCGTGTTTCAGCCT GGGGAAGAGTTGCAGCTGGTGCGCGAGGCCCTCCGGAGTCTGAGGGACAACTTCTCTGGCCACGACCCTCAGCACCACACCCTGgacacccttgagcaaggcgtGTCCAGCCTGGTGGACCGACTGCACTCGTTAGAAAGCCAGCGGAGACAGGACAGaggg GAGGAGTTTAAATCTCCGGGACGCAGAGCCAACTCGACAGACCGCGACTCTTGGCCACCGAGCTCAA aaatGGCCCACTCACACAGCAGCCCGGGACTGGACACAACCGTCTCCACTAAAGTGCTCTACTTCACAGACCGCTCGCTCACGCCATTTCTGATAACCATCCCCAAAAG GCTGGGCGAGGTGACGCTGAAAGACTTTAAGGCCGCCGTGGACAGACAGGGCAATTTCAGATACCACTTTAAAGCCCTGGACCCAGAGTTCGGGACAGTGAAAGAGGAG GTGTTCCAGGACTCCGCGGTGGTGCCCGGCTGGGAGGGGAAGATTGTGGCGTGGGTGGAGGAAGACCACGGAGAGAGGAGATAG
- the nkapd1 gene encoding uncharacterized protein NKAPD1 — protein MSRQSSGKTLLRNVIRHTDAHNKIQEESEMWKMRDWEIQKSHPRTMSDTENKRRRMYCDQPRYLSQSRVSEHDDREARYWTRKLYEFESNDPDRWGHSGFKELYPEEFKSDSEESPTVKTKRHKTKKSKSEAGSPKRSKKSSRKKKKKKKKKSDGEKRKKAESLSSSDDTGAPKDRQRRKKRKSPCKNHKYLKISKKEEESSSEDSSDDEERERRTSDHKKGKLDSHRDSDSGLSAKKRRRNWKEADEESSRGSSAD, from the exons ATGTCAAGGCAATCGTCCGGGAAGACTTTGTTAAGGAACGTAATCCGTCACACAGATGCTCACAACAAG ATCCAGGAGGAGTCAGAGATGTGGAAAATGCGAGACTGGGAGATCCAGAAGTCCCATCCCCGAACTATGTCTGACACGGAGAACAAGAG GCGGCGTATGTACTGTGATCAGCCCAGGTACCTGAGTCAAAGCAGGGTGTCGGAACATGATGACAGAGAGGCTCGATACTGGACCAGGAAGCTGTATGAGTTTGAGTCTAATGATCCAGACAG GTGGGGGCATAGTGGCTTCAAAGAGCTTTATCCTGAGGAGTTTAAAAGCGACAG TGAAGAGAGTCCCACTGTGAAGACTAAACGCCACAAAACGAAGAAGTCCAAGTCGGAGGCAGGCTCGCCAAAACGATCAAAGAAATCCTCccgaaagaagaagaagaagaaaaagaagaaatccgACGGTGAGAAGCGCAAAAAGGCGGAGAGCTTGAGCAGTAGCGACGACACCGGCGCTCcaaaagacagacagaggaggaagaagaggaaaagtccatgtaaaaatcataaatatttaaaaatcagcaagaaagaggaggagagcagctccGAGGACAGCAGTGACGAcgaagagagggaaagaaggacTTCCGATCACAAAAAAGGAAAGCTGGACTCCCACAGAGACTCCGACTCGGGACTGAGCgcgaagaagaggaggaggaactggaaAGAAGCAGACGAGGAGAGCTCGCGCGGTAGTTCTGCAGACTGA